The Leifsonia sp. 1010 genome has a segment encoding these proteins:
- a CDS encoding ATP-binding cassette domain-containing protein, producing MSHIDVSGVSYTLADGRPLLDDVSFRVGDGRVGALIGANGAGKSTLLRIIRGELRPDAGGVVIEGGLGVMDQFVGHVRDDRTVHDLLVGVAPKAVKAAAEALEAAENAIIERDETDTQLRYANALAEYADAGGYEQEVVWDQCTVAALGIAFERARYRSVRTLSGGEQKRLVLEALLRGPEQVLLLDEPDNYLDVPAKRWLEEQLRATQKTVLVVSHDRELLANAADRIITLELGAAGNTTWTHGGGFSGYHDARRERMERLEELRRRWDEEHAKLKALVLRFKEKAKYNSDLASAYQAAQTRLARFETVGPPQAVPREQNVRMRLTGARTGRRVLECTDLELTGLMRAFDAEVWFGERVAVLGSNGSGKSHFLRLLAAGGTDPDPSAGHLAAAENAGAAVPHTGNAKLGARVAPGLFAQAHEHPELVGRTLLEILHRGDDRRDGMPREAASRVLDRYGLAGAAEQTFESLSGGQQARLQILLLELSGATLLLLDEPTDNLDLVSAEALEEGLAGFEGTVIAVTHDRWFARGFDRFLVFGSDGAVYETDEPVWDERRVSRAR from the coding sequence ATGAGCCACATCGACGTCTCCGGCGTCTCCTACACGCTCGCCGACGGCCGTCCGCTGCTCGACGACGTCTCGTTCCGGGTCGGGGACGGCCGGGTCGGCGCTCTGATCGGTGCGAACGGCGCGGGTAAGTCGACGCTGCTGCGCATCATCCGGGGTGAGCTCCGGCCGGATGCGGGAGGCGTCGTCATCGAGGGCGGCCTCGGGGTGATGGACCAGTTCGTCGGACACGTCCGCGACGATCGGACGGTCCACGACCTGCTGGTGGGAGTGGCGCCGAAGGCGGTGAAAGCTGCGGCCGAAGCCCTGGAGGCGGCCGAGAACGCCATCATCGAGCGCGACGAGACCGACACGCAGCTGCGGTATGCGAACGCGCTCGCCGAATACGCCGACGCCGGCGGATACGAGCAGGAGGTCGTCTGGGACCAGTGCACGGTCGCTGCGCTCGGCATCGCCTTCGAGCGCGCTCGGTACCGGTCCGTCCGCACGCTGTCGGGCGGAGAGCAGAAGCGATTGGTGCTGGAGGCGCTGCTGCGCGGACCGGAGCAGGTGCTGCTGCTGGACGAGCCGGACAACTACCTCGACGTGCCGGCCAAGCGCTGGCTGGAGGAGCAGCTCCGTGCGACGCAGAAGACGGTACTGGTCGTCTCGCACGACCGCGAACTCCTCGCGAACGCTGCCGACCGCATCATCACGCTGGAGCTCGGCGCCGCCGGAAACACCACGTGGACGCACGGCGGCGGTTTCTCCGGCTACCACGATGCCCGGCGCGAGCGGATGGAGCGGCTCGAAGAGCTGCGCCGACGGTGGGACGAGGAGCACGCGAAGCTCAAGGCGCTCGTCCTGCGCTTCAAGGAGAAGGCGAAGTACAACAGCGACCTCGCCAGCGCCTACCAGGCCGCGCAGACGCGCCTCGCCCGCTTCGAGACGGTCGGTCCGCCGCAGGCCGTGCCGCGCGAGCAGAACGTGCGGATGCGCTTGACCGGCGCCCGCACCGGCCGCCGCGTGCTCGAATGCACGGACCTCGAACTGACCGGGCTCATGCGGGCGTTCGACGCCGAGGTCTGGTTCGGTGAGCGCGTCGCGGTGCTCGGCTCGAACGGGTCCGGGAAATCGCACTTCCTCCGGCTGCTCGCGGCCGGAGGAACGGATCCGGACCCGTCCGCCGGGCACCTCGCCGCGGCGGAGAACGCCGGCGCCGCCGTCCCGCACACCGGCAACGCCAAACTCGGTGCCCGCGTCGCTCCCGGCCTGTTCGCGCAGGCTCACGAGCATCCCGAGCTGGTCGGGCGGACGCTGCTGGAGATCCTGCACCGCGGAGACGATCGCCGCGACGGGATGCCTCGGGAGGCCGCCAGCCGGGTCCTCGATCGCTACGGCCTCGCCGGCGCCGCCGAGCAGACGTTCGAGTCGCTCTCGGGCGGCCAGCAGGCGCGGCTGCAGATCCTGCTGCTCGAACTCTCGGGCGCGACGCTGCTGCTGCTCGACGAGCCGACCGACAACCTCGACCTGGTCTCGGCCGAAGCGCTCGAGGAGGGCCTCGCCGGGTTCGAGGGCACGGTGATCGCGGTCACGCACGACCGGTGGTTCGCTCGCGGGTTCGACCGGTTCCTGGTGTTCGGTTCGGACGGCGCGGTGTACGAGACCGACGAGCCGGTGTGGGACGAGCGCCGGGTCAGCCGCGCGCGCTGA
- the guaB gene encoding IMP dehydrogenase, with translation MDQADPFGFIGLTYDDVMLLPGHTDVIPSEADTSTRLTKRISMATPLLSSAMDTVTESRMAVAMARQGGIGIIHRNLSIEDQAAHVDKVKRSESGMITNPVTTTPDATVEEVDALCGQFRVSGLPVVEPDGTLVGIITNRDMRFVSPFERSTTKVRDVMTRQPLITAPIGIDPDAAVAIFAEHKIEKLPLVDADGKLGGLITVKDFDKSEKYPDATKDDEGRLRVGAAIGFFGDAWERAMTLVDAGVDVIVVDTANGDSAGVLDIIRRLKAEPRASHVDVIGGNVATRSGAQALIDAGADAIKVGVGPGSICTTRVVAGVGVPQVTAVYEASLAAREANVPLIADGGLQYSGDIAKALVAGADSVMLGSLLAGTSESPGELVFVNGKQFKNYRGMGSLGALQTRGKKTSYSRDRYFQADVPSDEQLIAEGIEGQVPFRGPLSAVAYQLVGGLRQSMFYVGARTIPELKQNGKFVRITAAGLKESHPHDVQMVVEAPNYRR, from the coding sequence ATGGATCAGGCGGATCCGTTCGGTTTCATCGGTTTGACCTACGACGACGTCATGCTCCTCCCCGGGCATACGGACGTCATCCCGAGTGAGGCGGACACCTCTACTCGCCTGACGAAGCGCATCTCGATGGCGACTCCGCTGCTGTCGAGCGCGATGGACACCGTCACCGAGTCGCGCATGGCCGTCGCCATGGCGCGCCAGGGCGGCATCGGCATCATCCACCGCAACCTCTCAATCGAGGACCAGGCGGCGCACGTCGACAAGGTCAAGCGCTCCGAGTCGGGCATGATCACCAATCCGGTGACCACGACTCCGGACGCCACCGTCGAAGAGGTGGATGCGCTGTGCGGCCAGTTCCGCGTCAGCGGTCTCCCGGTCGTCGAGCCGGACGGCACCCTCGTCGGCATCATCACGAACCGCGACATGCGCTTCGTGTCGCCGTTCGAGCGCTCGACCACCAAGGTCCGCGACGTCATGACGCGTCAGCCGCTCATCACGGCGCCGATCGGCATCGACCCCGACGCGGCCGTCGCCATCTTCGCCGAGCACAAGATCGAGAAGCTCCCCCTCGTGGACGCGGACGGCAAGCTCGGCGGCCTCATCACGGTGAAGGACTTCGACAAGAGCGAGAAGTACCCCGACGCCACGAAGGACGACGAGGGCCGCCTCCGCGTCGGTGCCGCGATCGGCTTCTTCGGCGACGCCTGGGAGCGCGCGATGACCCTGGTCGACGCGGGCGTCGACGTGATCGTCGTCGACACCGCCAACGGCGACAGCGCGGGCGTGCTCGACATCATCCGCCGTCTGAAGGCAGAGCCCCGTGCGTCGCACGTCGACGTCATCGGCGGCAACGTCGCCACCCGCTCGGGCGCCCAGGCGCTCATCGACGCGGGCGCCGACGCCATCAAGGTCGGTGTCGGCCCGGGCTCCATCTGCACTACGCGCGTCGTCGCCGGTGTCGGCGTTCCCCAGGTCACCGCGGTCTACGAGGCGTCGCTCGCCGCGCGGGAGGCCAACGTCCCGCTCATCGCCGACGGCGGTCTGCAGTACTCGGGCGACATCGCGAAGGCGCTCGTCGCCGGTGCCGACAGCGTCATGCTCGGATCGCTGCTGGCTGGGACCTCCGAGTCGCCGGGCGAGCTCGTGTTCGTCAACGGCAAGCAGTTCAAGAACTATCGCGGGATGGGGTCGCTCGGCGCTCTGCAGACGCGCGGGAAGAAGACCTCCTACTCGCGTGACCGCTACTTCCAGGCGGATGTGCCGAGCGACGAGCAGCTGATCGCCGAGGGCATCGAGGGCCAGGTGCCGTTCCGGGGCCCGCTCTCCGCCGTCGCCTACCAGCTCGTCGGCGGTCTGCGGCAGTCGATGTTCTACGTCGGAGCCCGCACCATCCCGGAGCTCAAGCAGAACGGCAAGTTCGTGCGCATCACCGCGGCGGGGCTCAAGGAGTCGCACCCGCACGACGTGCAGATGGTCGTGGAGGCCCCGAACTACCGCCGCTGA